A genomic stretch from Caulobacter sp. FWC2 includes:
- a CDS encoding ligase-associated DNA damage response DEXH box helicase, whose product MLAADALPPKFRDWFAARGWSPREHQLAMLEKARAGRGALLIAPTGGGKTLAGFLPSLIELSERPPRNTPAGVHTLYISPLKALAVDVERNLMTPIREMGLKIVAESRTGDTGEARKTRQRIKPPDILLTTPEQLALFCAWEGAREYFSDLRCVIIDEAHAIWPSKRGDLLALGLARLQQFAPSMRRVGLSATVDDPDLVRKWLGRNDPPPQAGEVSAEPTEGASTADLQPAPSGPLGHLPRSRGRIFDIDLVLGSGGAQPVVEVLVSGGRVPWAGHTAEHAMAEVYEIIQQAQTALIFVNTRFQAEFAFQRLWELNDADLPIALHHGSLSAEQRRKVEAAMTRGELRAVVCTSTLDMGIDWGDVDLVIQLAAPKGASRMVQRIGRANHRLDEPSRALFVPASRFEMLECRAAADAILENHLDGEPARIGTLDTLAQHVMGCACSEPFKLTALYDEVCSAGPYAELSWEDFETVVDFVSTGGYALRTYDKFRRIVQTPEGLWTARNAQARQQHRMNVGAIISPGMINIRIGGGKRPMGGRKIGEAEEGYFEQLTPGDTFVFAGQVWRYNSLVGADAFVSPAPNDDPKMPSWGGSKFPLSTYLASRVRQMMHDEREWAALPPDVQEWLSWQKVRSAIPGDGEMLLETFQRGKRFHLVCYPFDGRLAHTTLAMLLTRRLDRLGVGPLGFVCNDYALNIWSLRPMDGLDLDELFAQDMLGDDLEAWLDESFMMKRAFKHCALIAGLIERRHPGAEKSGRQVTFSTDLIYDVLRKHQPDHLMLRCARHDAATGMLDIARLGDMLTRVQGRIRHVRLDRVSPFAVPIMLEIGRERAPGDAAGEMILAEAEEDLIAEAMS is encoded by the coding sequence ATGCTCGCGGCTGACGCCCTTCCTCCCAAGTTTCGAGACTGGTTCGCCGCCCGCGGCTGGAGCCCGCGCGAGCATCAGTTGGCCATGCTGGAGAAGGCGCGCGCGGGGCGCGGCGCCCTGCTGATCGCCCCGACCGGCGGCGGCAAGACCCTGGCCGGCTTCCTGCCCAGCCTGATCGAGCTGTCCGAGCGCCCGCCGCGCAACACGCCGGCTGGCGTTCACACGCTCTACATCTCGCCGCTGAAGGCGCTGGCCGTCGATGTCGAGCGCAACCTGATGACGCCCATCCGCGAGATGGGCCTGAAGATCGTGGCCGAGAGCCGCACCGGCGACACCGGCGAGGCCCGCAAGACTCGCCAGCGGATCAAACCGCCGGACATCCTACTGACCACGCCGGAGCAGCTAGCCCTGTTCTGCGCCTGGGAGGGCGCGCGCGAATACTTCAGCGACCTGCGCTGCGTGATCATCGACGAGGCTCACGCGATCTGGCCGTCCAAGCGGGGCGACCTGCTGGCGCTGGGCCTGGCGCGCCTGCAGCAGTTCGCGCCGTCAATGCGACGGGTGGGCCTGTCGGCGACGGTGGATGATCCGGATCTGGTACGGAAGTGGCTGGGGCGAAATGATCCTCCCCCGCAAGCGGGGGAGGTGTCGGCGGAGCCGACGGAGGGGGCCAGCACGGCCGACCTCCAGCCTGCCCCCTCCGGCCCTCTGGGCCACCTCCCCCGCTCGCGGGGGAGGATCTTTGACATCGACCTCGTCCTCGGCTCCGGCGGCGCCCAGCCGGTCGTCGAGGTGCTCGTCTCCGGCGGCCGTGTCCCTTGGGCCGGCCACACGGCCGAGCACGCCATGGCCGAGGTCTATGAGATTATCCAACAAGCCCAGACGGCGCTGATCTTCGTCAACACCCGCTTCCAGGCCGAGTTCGCCTTCCAGCGCCTGTGGGAGCTGAACGACGCCGACCTGCCGATCGCCCTGCACCACGGCAGTCTGTCGGCCGAGCAGCGGCGCAAGGTCGAGGCCGCCATGACGCGCGGCGAACTGCGGGCGGTCGTCTGCACCTCGACCCTGGACATGGGCATCGACTGGGGCGATGTGGACCTGGTCATCCAGTTGGCCGCGCCCAAGGGGGCCTCGCGGATGGTCCAGCGGATCGGCCGCGCCAACCACCGCCTCGACGAACCCAGCCGCGCCCTGTTCGTGCCCGCCAGCCGCTTCGAGATGCTGGAGTGCCGCGCCGCCGCCGACGCTATCCTGGAAAACCACCTGGACGGCGAGCCGGCCCGGATCGGCACGCTGGATACCCTGGCCCAGCATGTCATGGGCTGCGCCTGCTCAGAGCCCTTCAAACTAACCGCCCTCTATGACGAGGTCTGCTCGGCCGGGCCCTATGCCGAACTCAGCTGGGAAGACTTCGAGACCGTCGTCGACTTCGTCTCGACCGGCGGCTACGCCCTACGCACCTACGACAAGTTCCGCCGCATCGTGCAGACGCCCGAAGGCCTTTGGACCGCCCGCAACGCCCAGGCCCGCCAGCAGCACCGGATGAACGTCGGGGCGATCATCTCGCCGGGCATGATCAACATCCGCATCGGCGGCGGCAAACGTCCCATGGGCGGGAGAAAGATCGGCGAGGCCGAGGAAGGCTATTTCGAGCAGCTGACACCGGGCGACACCTTCGTCTTCGCCGGCCAGGTCTGGCGCTACAACAGCCTGGTGGGCGCCGACGCCTTCGTCTCGCCCGCGCCGAACGACGACCCGAAGATGCCCAGCTGGGGCGGCTCGAAATTCCCGCTTTCCACCTATCTGGCCAGCCGCGTGCGCCAGATGATGCACGACGAGCGCGAATGGGCCGCCCTGCCGCCAGACGTACAGGAATGGCTGAGCTGGCAGAAGGTCCGCTCGGCCATTCCTGGCGATGGCGAGATGCTGTTGGAGACCTTCCAGCGCGGCAAACGCTTCCACCTTGTCTGCTATCCGTTCGACGGCCGCCTGGCCCACACCACCCTGGCCATGCTGCTGACGCGGCGGCTGGACCGCCTGGGCGTCGGGCCGCTGGGCTTTGTGTGCAACGACTACGCGCTGAACATATGGTCGCTGCGGCCGATGGACGGTCTGGATCTCGACGAACTGTTCGCCCAGGACATGCTGGGCGACGACCTCGAGGCCTGGCTGGACGAGAGCTTCATGATGAAGCGGGCCTTCAAGCATTGCGCCCTGATCGCCGGGCTGATCGAGCGCCGCCACCCGGGCGCCGAGAAGTCCGGACGCCAAGTGACCTTCTCCACCGACCTGATCTACGACGTGCTGCGTAAACACCAACCCGACCACCTTATGCTCCGCTGCGCCCGCCACGACGCCGCTACGGGCATGCTCGACATCGCCCGCCTGGGCGACATGCTGACCCGCGTGCAGGGCCGCATCCGCCATGTGCGGCTGGATCGCGTCTCGCCCTTCGCCGTGCCGATCATGCTGGAGATCGGCCGCGAGCGCGCGCCGGGCGACGCCGCCGGAGAAATGATCCTGGCCGAGGCCGAGGAAGACCTGATCGCCGAGGCCATGTCGTGA
- the pdeM gene encoding ligase-associated DNA damage response endonuclease PdeM — MTRFEPSLCGGLRVGLANVEVMLRWSGALWLERENTLVVADLHFEKGSSYAARFGQMLPPYDTRETLDRLDREIAQLSPATLIFLGDSFHDGGGEARLAADDYRRLEGLAVGRELVWAVGNHDADGPKVLPGDIIDEASVAGLTLRHEPVPGVQLGEVAGHLHPAAKITSGRATTRRRCFVTDGQRLVLPAFGAFTGGLNILDEAFSNLFAGPLLAGALGPKRVHAVGRKSLRPD, encoded by the coding sequence GTGACGCGTTTCGAACCTTCCCTCTGCGGCGGCCTGCGGGTCGGCCTGGCCAATGTCGAGGTCATGCTGCGCTGGTCCGGCGCCCTGTGGTTGGAGCGCGAGAACACGCTGGTGGTCGCCGACCTGCACTTCGAGAAGGGCAGCAGCTACGCCGCGCGCTTTGGCCAGATGCTGCCGCCTTACGACACCCGCGAGACCCTGGACCGCCTGGACCGGGAGATCGCTCAGCTGTCACCGGCGACGCTGATCTTCCTGGGCGACAGCTTCCACGACGGCGGCGGCGAGGCGCGGCTGGCGGCGGACGACTATCGGCGGCTGGAGGGCTTGGCGGTTGGCCGGGAGCTCGTGTGGGCGGTGGGCAACCACGACGCCGACGGCCCCAAGGTGCTGCCCGGCGACATCATCGACGAGGCTTCGGTCGCGGGCCTGACCTTGCGCCACGAGCCCGTGCCCGGCGTCCAGCTTGGCGAGGTCGCCGGCCACCTGCACCCGGCCGCCAAGATCACCAGCGGCCGCGCCACGACGCGCCGCCGCTGCTTCGTGACGGACGGCCAGCGCCTGGTGCTGCCAGCGTTCGGGGCTTTCACCGGCGGGCTGAACATCCTGGACGAGGCGTTCTCGAACCTGTTCGCCGGGCCGCTCCTGGCGGGCGCGCTGGGGCCGAAGCGGGTCCACGCGGTGGGACGCAAGTCGCTGCGGCCGGATTAG
- a CDS encoding DUF3429 domain-containing protein gives MNESAGERTPVPPAVWVFGLSTLIPFFISSVLFCYGPDSIQKSSLLALLAYSAAMVSYFGGVRTGLEIENPSPRWRILGISLLFPLSGFGLLLGELKFEPAWQLSGFLLVFLLQWVWDVTDHDGPSWRPRMRTLMTAGAAISLAFALEQALHM, from the coding sequence ATGAACGAGTCCGCGGGCGAGCGGACGCCGGTTCCGCCGGCGGTGTGGGTCTTTGGTCTGTCGACCCTCATTCCCTTTTTCATTTCGTCGGTGCTGTTCTGCTATGGCCCCGACAGCATCCAGAAGTCGTCGCTGCTGGCGCTGCTGGCCTATTCTGCCGCCATGGTCTCGTACTTCGGCGGCGTGCGCACGGGGCTGGAGATCGAGAACCCCAGCCCGCGCTGGCGTATCCTGGGCATCTCGCTGTTGTTCCCGCTGTCGGGCTTCGGCCTGCTGCTGGGCGAGCTGAAGTTCGAGCCGGCCTGGCAGCTGTCGGGCTTCCTGCTGGTGTTCCTGCTGCAATGGGTCTGGGACGTCACCGACCATGATGGCCCCAGCTGGCGCCCGCGCATGCGCACCCTGATGACCGCCGGCGCGGCCATCTCCCTGGCCTTCGCCCTGGAGCAGGCGCTGCATATGTAG